The Aptenodytes patagonicus chromosome 27, bAptPat1.pri.cur, whole genome shotgun sequence genome contains a region encoding:
- the BCDIN3D gene encoding RNA 5'-monophosphate methyltransferase — MAAPVSEVSPAFEPGAAPYGNFPNYSRFHPPEGRVSLLPGGLLRSLFPAAARPLLGLDVGCNSGELSVALYRHLLGLQESEGSLDQPAAGKDLNLLCCDIDPVLIERAQQCSPFPASISFANLDIMDSSAREPFLSSYLGRFGRSTFDIGFCMSVTMWIHLNHGDNGLMEFLSFLSSLCKYLLIEPQPWKCYRAAARRLRKLGRNDFDHFRSLAINGDMAERITQILTKDCAMELVCCFGSTSWDRSLLLFKSNGSNYEGRESSEQEQ; from the exons ATGGCGGCGCCCGTGAGTGAGGTGTCTCCCGCCTTTGAGCCTGGCGCTGCTCCCTACGGCAACTTCCCCAATTATTCCCGCTTCCACCCGCCCGAGGGGCGAGTGAGCCTCCTGCCCGGCGGGCTTTTGCGGAGTTTGTTCCCCGCGGCGGCCCGCCCGCTGCTGGGACTCGATGTGGGGTGCAACTCGGGG gagCTAAGTGTGGCTCTGTACAGGCATCTCCTTGGCCTTCAGGAGAGTGAAGGCAGCCTGGACCAGCCTGCAGCTGGAAAGGATCTGAACCTTCTGTGCTGTGACATTGATCCGGTGTTGATTGAGAGGGCTCAGCAGTGCAGCCCCTTTCCTGCCTCCATATCCTTTGCCAACCTGGACATCATGGACTCCAGTGCGAGGGAGCCATTCCTGAGCTCCTACCTGGGCCGTTTTGGCCGCTCCACCTTTGACATTGGTTTTTGCATGTCTGTGACCATGTGGATCCACCTGAATCATGGGGATAATGGCCTCATGGAGTTCctgtccttcctctcctctctgtgcAAGTACCTGCTGATTGAACCTCAGCCATGGAAGTGCTACAGGGCAGCCGCACGCCGCCTTCGGAAGCTGGGCAGAAATGACTTTGATCACTTCCGATCTCTTGCTATCAATGGGGATATGGCAGAGAGGATAACGCAGATCTTAACGAAGGACTGTGCCATGGAGCTGGTGTGTTGCTTTGGGAGCACCAGCTGGGACAGAAGtctcttgctttttaaatcaaatgGCTCAAATTACGAGGGCAGGGAGTCTTCAGAACAGGAGCAGTGA